ATGTAAATACCACGTGGCGCATCCTGGTGGCAGAAACTATGATACTTTTCCAGTCAATAGCTACGAGGCTGAATCTCGCAGAATTTCTAGGTTCTTTGACTTTGGTCATTCGATCAATTTGGTGGAACCGACCGTGGTGGCTAAGCAGACTGTAGGGCGATTTGTAACCAAGGTGAACATCATGACGAACTACACTTCGACGGGTGAAGTATTTAATCCAGATTTTCCTCACACAATGGACTTAAGAAGATATAAAGCCAAACAATAAGCTGTATTTTAGCGACAATTAAATAGCTTGATGACTGATGATTAAGTCTTATTTGCGTGATAGAGAGGAGAACCATTCTAAGTTTTTAGATGAATTGGTTAATAGGGATGGGACGATTACGCCCCAGTGGGAGAAATTGGCCCAGTATTATGAACGTGTGGGGCCACAGAAATTGGAGACCAGTCATGAAGAAGTGAGTCGTCAGCTTCGTGAAAACGGGGTGACTTACAATATCTATGGTGATCCTGATGGGATGAATCGTCCCTGGAATTTGGATCCGGTACCCATGGTATTTGGTAGTGAGGACTGGTCTGTGATCGAAAGAGGTCTGGAACAGCGCGCTGAGCTGCTCAACTACATTCTGAAAGATATCTATGGAGGGAGAAAGTTGATCAAAGAAGGCTTGATCCCCTTCGAGTTGATCTACAACCACAAAGGCTTCCTTCGACAAATGGACAAAGTGCATTTCGAAGGGGAGCAGCAGTTGATCCAATATTCTGCAGATTTGGCGAGAGGACCCAATGGCAAAATGTGGGTACTGCATGACCGTACCGATGCACCCTCTGGTGCGGGCTATACTTTCGAAAACCGGGCAGCCATGACTCGGGTATTCCCCGATGTTTTGCGCGAAAATGAAGTCCGGAAGATTACTTCCTACTATCAGACTTTGAAAAACTCGATGGTACACCTATCGTCGAGAAGCCGGGACAACCCGCGGATCGTGTTACTATCCCCGGGACCTACCAATGAGACTTATTTTGAGCATGCGTACATTTCCTCATTTATGGGCTTTACGCTCGCTATCGGAGAGGATCTGACAGTGAGTGATGGTCATGTATGGCTGAAAACCATCAAGGGGCTCGAAAAGGTAGATGTGATCATCCGACGGGTAGATGATGTCTATTGCGACCCGCTAGAGTTTATGAACGAGTCCCATTTGGGTGTGGTAGGGCTGATGGAGGCCGTACGGCAGAAGAATGTCCTGGTCATTAATCCATTAGGGGTGAGGATATTAGAAAATCCGGGACTCATGGCCTTTCTTCCTAAGATATGTCGTCATGTGTTCAACGAAGAATTGATCCTGAACTCTGTAGCCACGTGGTGGTGTGGGCATGAAAGAGAAAAGCAATATGTGATCGATCATTTTGATGATTTGATCATAAGAAGTATATATAGAAACGGAGTAAATAAGTCGGTATATGGGGGCAACCTGAGCTCGGAAGAAAAGAGTCAGTTGATCGCCAAGATCAATTCCAATCCTTATCTCTATGTAGGGCAGGAGCGTGTCGACTTCTCAACCACACCTGCATGGGTAGACAATAAATTCGTAGCTAGAAACGCCGTATTCAGAAGCTACATCGTGGCAGATGTAGAGAATAACAAATACGCTGTAATGCCGGGCGGTCTGTCTCGTAGTTCGCCTGAGCAAGGAGTGTTTATGGTATCTAACCAGACAGGTGGGATCAGCAAAGACACCTGGGTGCTGGGTAAGGGCAATGAAGTGATCAATAGAGATCAGCCTGCTATCATGAAGCCCCAGGCGCAACTTTCCAGTATTTTGCCAAGTAGGACAGGGGAGCATCTCTTCTGGCTGGGTAGGTACATGGAGCGGTCTGCCTATACGGTGCGACTGATGCGTATGACCCTGCTGACTTACAATGAGGCCGATGAGGATATCCATGTGACCGAGGATCCTGTGCTATCTACCCTGCTCAAAAGCTTGTCGCATCTGACAGGAACCCTGCCAGGGTTTACTGATAAAAAAGTATTGAAGAATCCAGAGAAGGAGCTGATGTCCCTGACACTGGATGTGTCTCGACTGGGGACTCTGGCACATTCTATTCAGTCGTTCATCTCCAATGGTTTTGCCGTAAGGGATAGATTGAGTCTGGATACCTGGAGGATTCTGGACAGTGTCTCCGAGGAACTGAATCAAATGCGCATTTCGGATGCGACGCTGACGGATGTCTATCACGGGTTGGATCAGATGGTCATCAAGATGATGGCCTTCTATGGGCTCAATATCGATAACATGACCCGCGAATCGACCTGGCATCTCTTGAATATCGGTCGATTCATCGAATCTGCCACCAATACCTGTCTGGTGCTGAAAAGCATGCTCTGCAAGAGTTTTGATGCGGAGACTAACAAGTCACTGCTGGAGGATACCCTCAGATGCAATGAGAGTCTGGTGACCTATCGCTACCGATATAGATCCAATCTGGAATTAAGTGCGGTGCTGACCCTGCTGTTGGTGAATGAATCCAA
This is a stretch of genomic DNA from Reichenbachiella ulvae. It encodes these proteins:
- a CDS encoding circularly permuted type 2 ATP-grasp protein, with protein sequence MIKSYLRDREENHSKFLDELVNRDGTITPQWEKLAQYYERVGPQKLETSHEEVSRQLRENGVTYNIYGDPDGMNRPWNLDPVPMVFGSEDWSVIERGLEQRAELLNYILKDIYGGRKLIKEGLIPFELIYNHKGFLRQMDKVHFEGEQQLIQYSADLARGPNGKMWVLHDRTDAPSGAGYTFENRAAMTRVFPDVLRENEVRKITSYYQTLKNSMVHLSSRSRDNPRIVLLSPGPTNETYFEHAYISSFMGFTLAIGEDLTVSDGHVWLKTIKGLEKVDVIIRRVDDVYCDPLEFMNESHLGVVGLMEAVRQKNVLVINPLGVRILENPGLMAFLPKICRHVFNEELILNSVATWWCGHEREKQYVIDHFDDLIIRSIYRNGVNKSVYGGNLSSEEKSQLIAKINSNPYLYVGQERVDFSTTPAWVDNKFVARNAVFRSYIVADVENNKYAVMPGGLSRSSPEQGVFMVSNQTGGISKDTWVLGKGNEVINRDQPAIMKPQAQLSSILPSRTGEHLFWLGRYMERSAYTVRLMRMTLLTYNEADEDIHVTEDPVLSTLLKSLSHLTGTLPGFTDKKVLKNPEKELMSLTLDVSRLGTLAHSIQSFISNGFAVRDRLSLDTWRILDSVSEELNQMRISDATLTDVYHGLDQMVIKMMAFYGLNIDNMTRESTWHLLNIGRFIESATNTCLVLKSMLCKSFDAETNKSLLEDTLRCNESLVTYRYRYRSNLELSAVLTLLLVNESNPRSLIYQVLKIDEHLQNMSAQEFGQSRELGTERKKLLAAITQIRLCEVDMLCMLDVKTHKHYLLEAFLDDIIKVLGETSIIVNENYFNHTNNRYSMIQSVSLPEI